One Chloroflexota bacterium genomic window carries:
- a CDS encoding efflux RND transporter periplasmic adaptor subunit, which translates to MKNLKLLVVLLAGLLLAACDSGAATPTAAPLPPQKAASDVVAEAEVVPVKYAELNLSAQGQLVSEVMVAEGDAVKKDQILLRIDSKRQTAAVAQAEAGLAKARSAKLTAAAALTRAQANLALMKAGPRSEDVAVVEAGLKAAMAELDRAQAGADTTSLATARANMEKAARAVQQAQFAYDRVKDTPYGNIGPDALRLEQATLDYQVAKIAYEQLQLGPRSVDVGPARARVAQAQAQLEQVKTGTRPEQIAIGEADVAAADAQLKSVDADIAVAESSVASAKIALADTELRSPIDGTIVTLNAKAGEPAPVSSFAVRVADLSVYQIQTKDLTELSIGKIKVGNSVQIKFDAIPDAAMTGKVTRINPFGTNRQGDIVYKVIVAPEKQDARMQWNMTASVTIKTQ; encoded by the coding sequence ATGAAGAATCTGAAGCTATTGGTGGTTTTGCTGGCCGGTCTGCTGCTGGCGGCCTGCGACTCCGGCGCCGCCACGCCAACCGCGGCGCCCTTGCCCCCGCAAAAGGCGGCCAGCGACGTCGTCGCGGAGGCGGAAGTCGTGCCTGTGAAGTACGCCGAGTTGAACCTTTCGGCACAGGGCCAACTGGTGTCCGAAGTAATGGTGGCGGAAGGCGACGCGGTGAAGAAGGATCAGATCCTGTTGCGCATCGACTCCAAGCGACAGACCGCGGCCGTGGCGCAGGCCGAAGCGGGGCTGGCCAAAGCCAGGAGCGCGAAGTTGACCGCCGCCGCCGCGCTGACGCGCGCGCAGGCCAACCTGGCGCTGATGAAGGCGGGACCGCGCTCCGAGGATGTGGCCGTGGTGGAGGCCGGATTGAAGGCAGCGATGGCCGAGCTTGACCGCGCGCAGGCCGGCGCCGATACGACGTCGCTGGCGACCGCCAGGGCCAATATGGAGAAAGCGGCGCGCGCCGTCCAGCAGGCGCAGTTCGCCTATGACCGCGTGAAGGATACGCCGTACGGCAACATCGGCCCCGACGCGCTGCGGCTCGAACAGGCTACGCTCGACTACCAGGTGGCCAAGATCGCGTACGAGCAGTTGCAACTCGGCCCGCGCTCAGTCGATGTCGGCCCGGCGCGCGCGCGCGTCGCGCAGGCGCAGGCGCAACTTGAGCAGGTCAAGACGGGCACGCGTCCGGAGCAGATCGCCATCGGCGAAGCCGATGTGGCGGCCGCCGATGCGCAGCTCAAGAGCGTCGATGCGGATATCGCGGTCGCCGAGTCGTCGGTGGCGTCGGCCAAGATCGCGCTGGCCGATACCGAGCTTAGGTCCCCGATCGACGGCACGATCGTCACGCTGAACGCCAAGGCGGGCGAGCCGGCCCCGGTCAGCTCGTTCGCTGTGCGCGTGGCCGACCTGTCGGTGTATCAGATTCAGACCAAGGACCTGACCGAGTTGTCGATCGGCAAGATCAAGGTCGGGAACAGCGTGCAAATCAAGTTCGACGCGATTCCCGACGCCGCGATGACGGGCAAGGTCACACGCATCAACCCGTTCGGCACCAACCGCCAGGGCGACATCGTCTACAAGGTGATCGTCGCGCCGGAAAAGCAGGATGCGCGCATGCAGTGGAACATGACGGCATCGGTCACGATCAAGACGCAGTAA